In the Colius striatus isolate bColStr4 chromosome 3, bColStr4.1.hap1, whole genome shotgun sequence genome, AGGGATCTTAGGGTGGAGAAGACAGTGGTATTATCCTCCAAGTCCTCCATGGCTCTGGAAATAGACAGAAATTAACCAGTGAAATAGACGAGCAAGCTGCTGTCCAGAGGCTGCATTgctaaaaagaaatacattgctGCCATGAGGAAACATTAAATGCAAGGTCTTCCAATCTACAGGGTACAAAAGCCAATCTGCTAGCCACTGCTGGGAACCACAGATTACTGATGGAATCAACTTGAACCAGAAAACACTATCCAACCGAGGCTGAAGTTATATGTCCCCAAAATGAGAAACTGACGAAAGACAGTCTCTTCATCCCCGAGTTTCCTACCTGAAATGGTTTCATTTTATATGAACACATTCTCCCCTGAATCTCAGCCCATAAACATACAAATAAGAGCTGTCATTAGCCACACAAAATTTCATTCTTTCCTATACAACCAAGACAGATTCTGGGACACAAGTTAACATTGTGGGACATGCAGATCTACAGAATGTAACactaacaaacaaaacccactaCTCTTCCTCTAAACATGAGGCTGATGGTAGAAGGGAGAACTAATTCCGTATTAGCAGCAAACCCTATGTTCTACACAACTTGATTCTGGTTTCCAAAAACCAGTTTAGAAACTAACTTCCAGTAAGGAGATTCCAGCTTCACAGAACACTCCTGCAAGTAAACCACCATCTCCTCACTTACAGGAAAGTTTTCTGCAACTCTTCTTTCAAATTTGGAAGGGTACTAAACAAAAGGCCAAAACCAGATCAAGGCTGGCTCTCAGAAAAACCTGCAAGGTTTCTCAGGATGCTCCAGGAAGCCTTAAGTGAGTCCCTCTAGTGACTGGATGCCCCATAAAGCCCCATCAGCATAGAAGCTTCAGGATCAGGAAAGGACACACACAACATTCCCACAGGCTCGTACCAGAACCAAAGAGTTGGGACCAACTTTCAGGGTAATAATGCGTTGGATTTCTATCACCACGAAGAGGAAACATAATAGAAGCACACTGGTAACAGATCAGCCAAAACCCACGTGAAAACGTTTATTTACAGTAAGCATCTCAGTAGAACACGTAAATAAATTCAAGAGAAACCACTGCTAACAGGTAGCTGTGACCCAGCACGCCTGTTCTGAAAGCAAGAACAGCGCTACAAATTCAGGCTCTGCACGTCTCCACCTCCCCGCTGCAGGAAAGCCTTTCGTAAAGCGTCCCTTGCAGGGCACCAAGGCACCCTCTCCCCCCATAGCCCGACCCTCACGCACTTCAAGCGAAGGCGCGGACGGGAGCGGGGCCCCGGAGCACCCGCAGCCCTGCCCCGCCTCGGGGGCGGCGAGCGGCCGCCCGGAGGTGGAGGCACGAGGACACGGCACAGCCTCCCTTCCCCGCTCCCACGCTGCGGGGCTCGGCCGGGCGCGGGGTGTGCGCGTCGGGCCAGGCCGGGCTCACGGCGTCCCGCCcgcactccctccctcccgccgTCCCGCACTCACCCGCCacgggcggcggcgcgcgccCCGCTTGGATCTCCCTCCTCGCCCCGGCGCCGAGATCTCACGGGAACTTGCGCCGACATCTCGCGAGCACAGAAGCGCCGACCGCCGTAACGACGGCACTAGACGCGCAATCCCGCCGCGGTGTCCGTTCCGTACCGTAATGCCTCGCCTCGGCGCGAAAGGCTTTGAGCTCAGCCTTCCCCCCGCCGCCTCTTTGCAACCCACCTCCCCAAAACCGCTCCATCTCCCGAGCTGCAACGCTCCCGCTTGCGTAGAGCCGTCCTGGCCCAGAGGAGCAAGAGGGAGAGCACAGGCGCAGCCTCTGCACTGCTCGTTGTTGTAAATTTCAGGTAACAGAAGTGTTTTACAGCCAGCCAGCCCCTCCTGGAACTCGTGCCACAGTTGGCCTGATAAAAGTGCTATTTAAGGAGAAAGCTGTCACCCACAGCTAAGGCAGTGGATAAATTTACTTTAGCAAAAAGAATACTAGGACCTCAGATGTCGCTGTCTAGGATCCAGGGGACACCTCATCATTGCACCTCAGAAACACCACTTGTGAACCACCACTGAAAACACGGGAAAATTCTCTCCTCGGTGGTGACAAGGCTGCCCCAGTGGCCTTGACTGGGTTTGTGGTCACCAAGAAGCAGCAATTTCTAAATATAACCAGTGTcttcagaaaaagcagcagagccatCAGGCTAAAAACTCCAGAGTCGATCGTGTCTGTGGAGCGGCTGCGCTGTGCAGCGTATATGATGATGCAGATCCTGACATGCAGGAAAAGGTTACTCATTTTTACATGTGCTAAACTGCCTCATCTTTTaggaaaggtgaaaaggtaagaaatTGTCTCAAGCTCCCCTTGCTCTTCCCTGTCTTTCTGGCAACTGCTTTTATGGTTAGTCTCCTAGGTGACAACattaacagtgaaataatttccaaGCACACATTAAAAACTCATTTAatcattgttttattttcatttgcattacTCCAACTCCAGAGGTTGCCTCTCACATTATTCCTCTCCATTTCCAACCATTTTCTCCACAGCTGAAAAGCTAGATTGGACATCTCTGCTTGTATAATTAGTGGATCAATGCAGTAAGACACCACCCTGGTTTATTTTTGTACTTGAAAAGCACAATGTACTCAGTAAGAACTGTGGCAGATTTTCTCAGGGTCTCAGTGGTGGGATTTTTCATTAGGCACATGCCAGATTCAGACTTCTAGTCACTGTCTCATCACCTCTTCAATGACCTGTGGTTCTCAGCTTTCATTTCCCTTTGTACAGTCTTGCCAAATAATAAGATTCAGCAGAGTCCTTTCGGCTGGCCTGAGGCTTTATAGTTCTCACGTCTTGGAACTGCTCCTTCAGTCTGTTTTGCAGAAGACGGGAGTCTTGTCCATCCCAGACTTTACAGAGCATTGTTCCTTTCGGCTTTAGAATACTTTGGGACAGATTCAGGAGGCCTAAACATAGACTGATCAGCTTCTGATGATCCAGTTCTTTAATGCCTGTTGCATTAGGTGCCATGTCACTCAAGATAACATCCACCTTCTCTGCAGGAAGCAGACTCTGAATCATGCTCAATGTGCACGGGTCTGCAATGTCAGTCTCCGAGAGGAACACCGCTCCTTCCAGAGGAGAAATCCGCAGGAGGTCAACACCAAGGACGAAGCCAGTGGGGACAGCGGGATCTAGATTATAAAAAGGAACGACACGTTGAACACTCAGAACGGTTGCAATCAACCTGCATACACATGAACTCCACACTAGTCAAGAAACAAGAACATATCACCAGCCATGTCTGGTCTTCTTGTCTTCAGACAGTTTGCTGCATGCATCTGGTTGGATGGTGTGCTAGAAGGTAATCCATCCAAGACATGAAAACTTAGTTAC is a window encoding:
- the MRM2 gene encoding rRNA methyltransferase 2, mitochondrial is translated as MARLVGVAAAAAATTTTTTTTATAVRCAEGMLRRARRQASCQHLVNKCLHTTVGFLKKTGAEHRWLERHLKDPYVKAAKRQHFRCRSAFKLLEIDDKLRILRPGLSVLDCGAAPGAWSQVAVERVNALGTDPAVPTGFVLGVDLLRISPLEGAVFLSETDIADPCTLSMIQSLLPAEKVDVILSDMAPNATGIKELDHQKLISLCLGLLNLSQSILKPKGTMLCKVWDGQDSRLLQNRLKEQFQDVRTIKPQASRKDSAESYYLARLYKGK